A region of the Streptococcus oralis Uo5 genome:
GGATGCCCTTCGTTGGTTCCTTTCAAATGGTTCTGCACCAGGTCAAGACGTGCGCTTCTCTTACGAGAAAATGGATGCGTCTTGGAACTTCATTAACAAGATCTGGAACATCTCTCGCTACATCCTCATGAACAATGAAGGATTGACTCTTGAGCAAGCAACTGCCAATGTCGAAAAAGTTATCAACAAGGAAGCTGGAAATGTCACAGACCGCTGGATTCTCCACAACCTCAATGAAACGATCGGCAAAGTCACTGAAAACTTTGATAAGTTTGAGTTTGGTGTTGCTGGACACATCCTCTACAACTTCATCTGGGACGAGTTTGCGGACTGGTATGTTGAGTTGACTAAGGAAGTCCTTTATAGCGATAACGAAGAAGAGAAAGTTATCACACGTTCTGTTCTCCTTTATACTTTGGACAAGATCCTTCGTCTCCTTCACCCAATCATGCCATTCGTGACAGAGGAGATCTTTGGACAAATCTCAGAGGGCTCTATCGTTACAGCAGCATACCCAACTGTCAATCCAGCCTTTGAAGACCTTGTGGCTCACACAGGTGTGGAAAGCCTCAAAGACTTGATCCGTGCTGTTCGTAATGCGCGTGCAGAAGTAAACGTAGCACCAAGCAAGCTTATCACAATCCTTGTTAAGACAAGCGATAGCGACTTGGAAACCTTCTTTAACAGCAATGTCAATTACATCAAACGCTTTACAAATCCAGAACACTTGGAAATCGCATCAACCATCCCTGCACCTGAACTCGCGATGTCAAGCGTCATCACAGGAGCAGAAATCTACTTGCCACTCGCTGACCTCCTTAATGTCGAAGAAGAACTAGCTCGTCTCGACAAGGAACTGGCTAAATGGCAAAAAGAACTGGATATGGTCGGCAAAAAGCTCTCTAACGAACGCTTCGTAGCCAATGCCAAACCAGAAGTCGTCCAAAAAGAACGCGACAAACAAGCCGACTACCAAGCCAAATACGATGCGACCGTCGCACGTATTGATGAGATGAAGAAGTTGGTGAGATAAACACAGAAACACGGTGGAATGCCGTGTTTTTTGGTATAATGAACTAAAATAGATTTTTGAGGAAGTATTAATGGGTAAGAATACTGAAAATTATAATTTGATATTACATAATACCAATGATTTCAAGAAGTGCTTGAAAGGTGACTTAGAGGGGATTGCTTCTCATGATTTGGATGTAGAAAAACATAATAATTTCAAAGAAGGAATAATATATATTGCTTCTACGGAAGAGAACACAGTAGAGTGGTTAGATACTCTTAGGTCCTATACTAAGGGTGAATTGGATAGTGATTTATATAAAAACAAATCGAATAAAGCTGTTATGATGCTTAAATATGTAAAAAATGAAGTAGAATATGTTTTTAGTTTGGTTTTTGGATACGGTCGAACTATGTTGAATGAGCAATCTATAGTTAGGAATTTTGGATTAAGAACGGCTGTTAATCTTATTGAAGAAAGTAATATCAAAAGTCTTAATTCATTAAATATATCCACAAACTATCTAGATATTCAAAGACAGGCTTTAAGCTATGGGTCTCATTCTGATTTACATATTGATACAAACGCTGATATTTTAAAATCAATTTCAGGTCGTGCCTCATATGATAGTCATTATTCGACGTTAAATGGGGCTGATAATCTTAGATTTTCTGCTAAATCAGATGTAACTTTATCTGATTTGTTAAACGAAATTTTAGATGCGTATTCTAGTGAAAACTACAAAGAAAAAGGGTTGGAGTGGATTGATCATGTTCAGTATGTTAAAGAAAAGGAAATTATCTCAGAACTAGATGGAGTATTACTTGATCATATCACAGATAAACGATTAGAAAATCCTATTATTGCTCCTAACAAAATTGTCTCTTATCTTGATATAGAAGGATATTTTATATCAGGTATGAATATTAGTCATAAAATTAAGGAAAATTTTTATGACGATATCCCTTCAGAACAGTTTTGGGAGTTTCTTTCTAAAAATATAGAAGATAAAATAATAATAGATAAATTAAAAAGTTGTTCCTTATATTGTTGGACAAATGACTCTGCACAGAAAATATCAAGTATTTA
Encoded here:
- a CDS encoding DUF6119 family protein; amino-acid sequence: MGKNTENYNLILHNTNDFKKCLKGDLEGIASHDLDVEKHNNFKEGIIYIASTEENTVEWLDTLRSYTKGELDSDLYKNKSNKAVMMLKYVKNEVEYVFSLVFGYGRTMLNEQSIVRNFGLRTAVNLIEESNIKSLNSLNISTNYLDIQRQALSYGSHSDLHIDTNADILKSISGRASYDSHYSTLNGADNLRFSAKSDVTLSDLLNEILDAYSSENYKEKGLEWIDHVQYVKEKEIISELDGVLLDHITDKRLENPIIAPNKIVSYLDIEGYFISGMNISHKIKENFYDDIPSEQFWEFLSKNIEDKIIIDKLKSCSLYCWTNDSAQKISSIYDALFIEIDHNNEKFFINNGDWFKIESTYYTDIVNKIDHIEKFNDPAIPSCAENWNEGEFNEKFVASDPDRFKLFDKKNFHLPDYGHSRIEPADIITIKKQFIHVKKGGSSANLSHLFAQGVVSAQLYKNETLFIDKINEVFEEEYFNSDDKIEVIYGIIDKRYDKKASEILPFFSMINLSQHYDVLSSMGIKCRLLFIEQKVNIYNQREEKILNRVKRELKDQGKTSIESYFLLTLIFFQFLVLKLRVHLKRVILINL